AGCAGATGCTGGTCTCGAACGCGGTGCCCGCCGAAGGCCGCTTCCTCAGCGCCTTCGACGTGCAGCACAAGAAGCAGGTCTGCGTGATCGGCGCCGAGATCCGCAAGGGACTCTTCGGGGACGTCGATCCGCTCAACAAGCTGATGAAGGTCGGCCGCAGCGACTTCCGCGTCATCGGCGTCATGGAAGAGCAGGGCGGCAACAGCTTCGACGGGCCGAACTTCGACCGCATGGTCTACGTGCCCATCAGCAGCTACGTGAAGTCCTTCGGCGGCCAGCACGGCCGGCAGGAGGTGAACGTCGCCGTGAAGGCCTCGAGCCAGGAGGCGGTCGACGCGCTGCAGTACGCGGTGATCGGCGAGATGCGCAAGATCCGCCGGCTGCGGCCGGCCGAGGGCGACGACTTCTCCATCAACCAGCTCGACACGCTGGTCGCGGCCTTCAACAACATGATGGGCATCGTGCTGCTGGTGGGGCTCCTGGTGACGAGCATCTCGCTCTTCGTTGGCGGCGTCGGCGTGATGAACATCATGTTCGTGTCCGTGACCGAACGCACGCGCGAGATCGGCATCCGCAAGGCCATCGGCGCGAAGAAGCGCAACATCCTGCTGCAGTTCCTCTTCGAATCCTCGGCGATCTGTCTGCTGGGGGGGGTGATCGGCATCGGCATCGCCGCCGGGCTCACCGCGGTGCTGAACGCGACGCTCATGCCCGCGCGCATCTCGCTGCCCATCCTGCTCGCGGCCATCGGGGTCTCGGTAGCCGTTGGCGCGCTGGCGGGGATGGTCCCGGCCTACCGGGGCGCACGGCTCGACCCGATCGAGGCGCTCCGCTATGAGTAGACAGCGCGGCATGCGCCCCCTCGACGCCCTCGCGATGTCCTTCCAGGCCATCCTCGGCAACAAGCTGCGCGCGGTGCTCACCCTGGTGGGCATCGTCGCGGGCATCGCCTCGATCATCGCCGTGATGACGGCCGTGTCCATCATCCAGAGCACCATGGAAGCGGAGATGAGCGTGCTCGGCGCGCAGGTCTTCCAGGTGCAGAAGTGGCCGGCGGGAGGCTTCAGCTCCCAGGAGGAGCGCCGCAAGGCCATGCGCTTCCCGCCGCTGACGGTGGAGCACGCCAACCTCATCCGCGAGCAGGTGGACACCGTGGACCTGGTGGGGGCGGAGCTCTGGGACTTCGGCCACACCGCGTCCTATCGGGGCGACAGCACGAACGACAACGTCACGCTCTGCGGCGGCACGCCGGAGTACCCGGCCAACAACACGCACTACGTGGGTCTTGGCCGCAACATCTCGCCGGTGGACATCAAGGCGGGCACCCAGGTGGCGGTCATCGGCTACGCGATCGGGCAGAAGCTCTTCCCCTTCACCGATCCCGTGGGCAAGACGATCCGCGTCGACGGCCGCAAGTTCCGCGTGATCGGCGTCTTCGACCAGAAGAAGTCCGCTTTCGGCGGCGGCTTCGACCAGTATCTCCTCATGCCGATCAGCACCTACCTCAAGCTCTACGGCCTGCGCGGACGCGACGGCTTCACGCGCTCGGTCAACATCACCGTGCGCGCCAAGACCCCCGAGCTGGCCGCCGACGCCCAGGAGCAGGTGCGGCAGCTGCTGCGCCGTGAGCGGGGCCTGAAGGCGAACGAGGAGGACAACTTCCACTTCTTCAGCAGCCAAAGCCTGATCACGCAGTTCAACACCATGAGCCGCGGGGTCAAGCTGGCGGCCTTCGTGATCGGGATCATCGCGCTGGTGGTGGCGGGCATCGGCATCATGAACATCATGCTGGTCTCGGTGACCGAGCGCACCAAGGAGATCGGCATTCGCAAGTCCCTGGGGGCCAGGCCGCGGTACATCCTCTCGCAGTTCCTGCTCGAGGCGGTGATCCTCTGCAACGTCGGGGGCGTGATCGGGGTGGCGCTGGGCTTCGGGCTGGGCAACGTCATCACCCTCTTCACCGACTTCGCGGGCGTGGTGCCGCTCCAGTGGGCCGTCTACGGGCTGCTCTTCTGCTCGGCCGTGGGCATCGGGTTCGGGCTCCTGCCGGCCGTGCGTGCGGCGCGGCTGGACCCCGTCGACGCCCTGGGCTACGAGTAGCCGGGCCCCGGGGGGCCGCAGCCGCCCTGCCTGCGGGAAGTTGTTGACGCCGCCGTCCTCTCCATGCTGTAATTATCTTGCCACAGGTAGCTGATACCGGATTCTCCCATGTGCAGTGTCCCTTCCAAGGGCTGTAGGGCGACCACACAGCGTTGTCTCAACTCTGGGAGGAGTCTCTATCCATGAAAAAGCTACTGGTTCTTCTCGGCATCATGGCGCTGGCCGTCCCGGCCTTCGGCGCATCCTCTGACATCAGCAGCGGCAGCATCGACTCCAATAGCTGCGTGGATCGCGACATGATCTACTGCCAGAGCCCGCAGGGTTCGGCCATGAACGCCAGCTCCGCCTTCGACGCCGAGCTGTCGGACGACATGCCCGACGGCATGGCCGGTCAGGCGTTCAACGTGGTCGGCGGCTGGGTTCTGGAGTGGAGCGGTACCTGGATGAACCCCACCGGCGTGACGATCAACATCTACAACGGCGAGTGCCCTCCGGACCTGGCGCCCGCCTACAGCTACTACTTCGCCTGGGGCGACATGTTCACGCAGTACGACCCGCAGGGTGGCTTCGACACCTACTACTTCGAGGCCATGCTGCCGGACGTGATCACCATCGAGGCCGGCATGTCCGTCGGTTTCGTCGCTGAGATCAGCTGGGGCCAGAATGCGCCCTACGTCGGCTGCGCGCTCGGCGCCACCACCACCGGCTGCGGCTCGGCCTACTGGGCCGGCGACTACTGGGGCTACCCCCGCTGGTACTCCGCCGCCGCCTACGGCTATCCCTACGACCTGGCGTACTGCCTGGGCTACACCGTGACGGCCGCCGAGGAGGCGACCTTCTCCGCGGTGAAGTCGCTGTACTAGGCCGCGACCTAGACGCATCGAAAAGGCCCGGCCCCCGCGAGGGGCCGGGCCTTTGTCGTGGTGGCCGCCCTCTAGAACGCGAAGGATGCCTGGAGCGCGGGCATCAGGTACTCACTCTCCCAGCCCTCGCCCACGTCCGTGGCCTGCAGCACGGCCTTGATCACCAAGTCCCGGTTCACGTGGTAGTTCACGCCGCCCTCGAGGCGCTGGACGTCCTCGTCCCAGCTCTCGCCATCCGCCTCGGCAAGCGTGGCGTAGCGCAGGGTGTCGTAGCGCAGGGCGAGGTTCCAGCCGGGGAACAGCTTGTAGAGCCCCTGCAGGTAGAACGCGTTGTTGGCGAGCCCGTCCGCGCGCAGCGGCGTCTCGTAGCGATTGTGGATGAACTCGCCGATCGCGGCCAGCCGCCGCCACTGCCAGTCGAGGCTGAGGCCCCAGAGCGTCTGCCGGTAGTCGTTGATGGACTGCCCGGCGGGCAGGAAGGGCGCCACGTCACGCGAGAGATAAGCGCCCCGCGCCCAGGACAGGTAGAGCTTGAAGCCGGGCGTGATGCCGTAGCCGAGCTTGGCGTGCAGCGCGGTGTCCTCGTTGGTGTCGAGGGCGGCCACCGGCGCCGACGGGCTGCCCGTGGTGGCGCCCAGCACGTACTGCAGCGAGCCCTGCGTGCCGAGCAGGTAGAGGCCGTAGTTCCAGCAGTTGTCGTAGAGCAGCGGCATGGTGGGGTAGTCCGCGCCGCGCAGCTCGCCGCCCTCGCGGTACTCGGGCGTCAGCTGGCCCGTGCCGCGGCTGGCCAGGAGCTGGTCCAGGTCCACCGGCAGCTGATGGCTGGGCAGCGTGGAACGCCAGGTGTAGGCCAGCGGCACGCTCACCAGGGGATTGCGGTTGGAGTAGGTGTGGGCGGCCCAGATGCCGTCGTGAACGGGCACCTTGCCGGCCTCCACGTAGAGCTCTCGGCCCTCCAGCGGCTTGTGCAGCACGTAGGCGCCGAAGAGGCGGTCCTTCGCCGCGCTCTCCTGCGAGTAGAGGTACTGCAGGAAGACCTGGGTGCTGGACGACCCGCCCTCGATGAACAGCCGCACGCGCAGCGGGTCGAAGTTGGTGTCACCCAGGTTGGTGGTGTTGAGCGCCCGGGTCGTGGGGGCGTCGTCGGCGATGACGATATCGGCCAGGCCGCGCACGCGCAGGCTGCCGGCGTCGAGGGCCCGGGCGTACGTGGCCGCCGCGACGAGCACCGCCGCCAGGGTCAGGGTGATCGCGCCCTTCATAGCAGAACCTCCTCCGGTTCGACGTCCTTGCTGTCCTGCGCCGGCTGCGCGGCGCCCGGCAGCGCCAGCGTGAAGTGGCTGCCACGGCCGGGGGCGCTCCTCACGTCGATGCGGCCGCCGTGCAGATCGACGATGGCCTTGCAGAGGGCCAGGCCCAGCCCGAAACCCCGTGAGCCGAAGGCGTGCTTCCCCGAGCTGTGGTGCATGATGTCCCCGGCCTCGTAGAGCTTCTGGAAGATCCACTGCAGCTCGCCTGGCGGGATGCCGACGCCGCTGTCCTCCACGCCGAGCAGGGCGAGGCCGTCGCCGCGTCCCACGTGCACGCGGATGCGGCCGCCGTCGGGGGTGAAGCGGATGGCGTTGTCGAGCAGGCAAAGGAACGCCTGCTCCAGCCGCTCGCGATCGGCGCGCGCATGGACGGGCGCGCCCGCCAGTTCCAGCTCGAGCGTCAGCTTGCGCTCGCCGAGCACGCGCTCCCGCAGGGCCGCGGCGCTTCGCGCCAGGGCGCCCAGTTCCACCGCGGCGAAGTCGAAGTCCTGCAGGCCCTGCTCGAAGGCCGAGAGGTCGAGCATGTTCTGCACCTGCTGGTTGAGGTCCATCAGGTGCCCCTTGATGCACTGGCTGGTCTCCTGGATACTCGCCGGGATCTCGCCTAGCGCGCCGCTGCCGATGAGATCGTTGAAGCCGGAGATGATCGTGAGCGGCGTCTTCAGCTCGTGGCCGGCCAGCGCGATGAAGTTGCTCTTGGTCTGATCGATGTTCTTGAGGTGGCGGATGTGGTCGCCGAGGGAACGCCGCATGGACTCCACGCTGCGGCCGAGGGCGGCCACCTCGTCGTGGCCGGCGACGTCGACGGGCGCGTCGTAGTCGCCGCGCTCGATGGCGCCCGCCGCCTGCACCAGGCTGGACAGCGGCCCCGTGATGCTGCGCGCGACGGCGTAGCCCACGAGCAGCGTGAGCAGCACGCCCGCCAGCCCACCCAGCGCCAGCCGCTTCTCCAGTGTCAGGATCGGCGCGAGCTGGGCGCGCAGCTCGCGCGCGACGATCGCGTCGAAGCCCGCGTCGGGCTCCACGCCGCTGACCTGGATCCGCAAGCTCAAGTACTCGGTGTCCCCGCGCCGCAGCGTGAACGCCTCGCTCTGCGCCACCGACTCCTGGGCGCCCGTCGAACGCGGCGCGGCGGCGGCCAGCGTCGCCGGCGCCGCCTGCAGGGGCGGCAGCGTGCTGACCAGCTCGCGGCCGTCGTGCACGAGGCTCAGCTCCGCGCCGGTGAGGCGCTTGACCTCGTGGACGAAGCTCTCGTCGAGCCAGGCCCCGATCCGCAGCACCGCCTCCTGTCGCCCGTTCACGACCACGGGGACGGCGGCCGCCACCACCAGGCGCCGCCCGGCGACGTAGAAGTCCGTCACCGCGCTGCCCGTCAGCGCCTCGCGCAGGCCGGCCGCGCCGTCGGCGGCGTCGGGGGGCGCGGGCTCGCCCGCGCGACCGACCCGGGCGACGGGATGTCCGCCGGCGTCGACGATCTCCAGGAAGTCCGCTCCGGTGATGCGCAGGAAGTCGCGCGCCAGCTCCTCGAGCGTCGGCCCGAACTCGGGCCCGCGCTCCTCCAGGGGGATCGAGAACGGGGCGAAGAAGCGCGGATCGCGGGCGGTCACCCGGGCCATGGTGGCCAGCTCGCCCTTGCGGGTGCTCACGAGCTGCACGACCACCGAGCCCGCGTCGGCCAGACTCTTGCGCACGTTGCTGCGCACGGCGCGCGTGGCGGTGACCAGCGTGCTGACGAGGAAGACGGCCAGCAGCGTGATCAGCGGGACCGTCGTGAAGAGGACGATGCGGGCGCGCAGGCTTCCGAAGCGCAGCATGGCCGCTCCCGCCGCCTAGAGGCTCAGGTCGAGGCGGGTGTCGCCGTCGCCCAGGTGCACGCGCCGCTTGCTGCCGCCCAGCTCGGGATGCCAGAGGTGCAGCGTGTAGTCGCCCGGCGGCAGACCGCGAAAGCTGTAGTTGCCCGTCGCGTCCGGCTGCGTCACGAAGGGCGACGCCACCACCAGGATGTAGGCGCTCATGCTCGCGTGGATGTCGCAGAAGACCTTCACCAGGCCAGGCTCGTCGAAGCGCACGCTCTTGGACTTGCCCTTGCCGTAGTAGCCCAGGTCGAAGCGCTTCGTCTTCGAATAGGAGAAGACGTTGTGGAAGACGACGTCCTCGTTGGGGAACTCCACCGACGTCCCCACGCTCACCCCCAGCACGTGCGGCCGGAAGCTGCGATCGATCTGCGCGAGCTGGGGGGTGGCTTCCGGCGGCGCCGCGAGCTCGAGCCCCGGCGGCGCCTCGATGTAGAGCACGAGGTCCTGGGGGCCGTCCCCGCCGTGCGTCGCGTGGCCGTCGTGGGCGGAGGTCGCCGAGCCGATCTCCCCGGGGTAGGGGCTGAAGCCGGCCTCCTCGGGTGGCGCGGCGACGCCCAGGGTGACGTGACCGCTCAGGCTGGCGGCGCCGGCCTGGCCCGCGACCAGCAGCGCCGCGGCGAAGGCTGCCAGACCCGGCAGGATTTGCCGCCCGCGCGAGGAGCGCGCCGGGCGATTGCATCGGGGATCACGGTGTTTTGTGGCCATGGTGGACGAGATCGCAAGGGCCATGCCTTCGCCTCACCTTGTGCCGCCGAGATTGT
Above is a genomic segment from Candidatus Latescibacterota bacterium containing:
- a CDS encoding ABC transporter permease, with the translated sequence MRLLTSDMLESLRIAFRAIAANKGRGALTTLGIIIGIVAVVLTMTAANGLQQTFRQSLSAVGSDVIYVSRMPWVMMDDFFLYRNRPPLELRQAQALEEKMTGRAIVNPSMNGDRDIKYRSEVIEGVTIFGTTEKQMLVSNAVPAEGRFLSAFDVQHKKQVCVIGAEIRKGLFGDVDPLNKLMKVGRSDFRVIGVMEEQGGNSFDGPNFDRMVYVPISSYVKSFGGQHGRQEVNVAVKASSQEAVDALQYAVIGEMRKIRRLRPAEGDDFSINQLDTLVAAFNNMMGIVLLVGLLVTSISLFVGGVGVMNIMFVSVTERTREIGIRKAIGAKKRNILLQFLFESSAICLLGGVIGIGIAAGLTAVLNATLMPARISLPILLAAIGVSVAVGALAGMVPAYRGARLDPIEALRYE
- a CDS encoding ABC transporter permease — its product is MSRQRGMRPLDALAMSFQAILGNKLRAVLTLVGIVAGIASIIAVMTAVSIIQSTMEAEMSVLGAQVFQVQKWPAGGFSSQEERRKAMRFPPLTVEHANLIREQVDTVDLVGAELWDFGHTASYRGDSTNDNVTLCGGTPEYPANNTHYVGLGRNISPVDIKAGTQVAVIGYAIGQKLFPFTDPVGKTIRVDGRKFRVIGVFDQKKSAFGGGFDQYLLMPISTYLKLYGLRGRDGFTRSVNITVRAKTPELAADAQEQVRQLLRRERGLKANEEDNFHFFSSQSLITQFNTMSRGVKLAAFVIGIIALVVAGIGIMNIMLVSVTERTKEIGIRKSLGARPRYILSQFLLEAVILCNVGGVIGVALGFGLGNVITLFTDFAGVVPLQWAVYGLLFCSAVGIGFGLLPAVRAARLDPVDALGYE
- a CDS encoding HAMP domain-containing histidine kinase, which gives rise to MLRFGSLRARIVLFTTVPLITLLAVFLVSTLVTATRAVRSNVRKSLADAGSVVVQLVSTRKGELATMARVTARDPRFFAPFSIPLEERGPEFGPTLEELARDFLRITGADFLEIVDAGGHPVARVGRAGEPAPPDAADGAAGLREALTGSAVTDFYVAGRRLVVAAAVPVVVNGRQEAVLRIGAWLDESFVHEVKRLTGAELSLVHDGRELVSTLPPLQAAPATLAAAAPRSTGAQESVAQSEAFTLRRGDTEYLSLRIQVSGVEPDAGFDAIVARELRAQLAPILTLEKRLALGGLAGVLLTLLVGYAVARSITGPLSSLVQAAGAIERGDYDAPVDVAGHDEVAALGRSVESMRRSLGDHIRHLKNIDQTKSNFIALAGHELKTPLTIISGFNDLIGSGALGEIPASIQETSQCIKGHLMDLNQQVQNMLDLSAFEQGLQDFDFAAVELGALARSAAALRERVLGERKLTLELELAGAPVHARADRERLEQAFLCLLDNAIRFTPDGGRIRVHVGRGDGLALLGVEDSGVGIPPGELQWIFQKLYEAGDIMHHSSGKHAFGSRGFGLGLALCKAIVDLHGGRIDVRSAPGRGSHFTLALPGAAQPAQDSKDVEPEEVLL